The window TCGTTGGCGATCCGATTGAGTCGCTGGCGGGAGAGCCGATGTTTCCATCGCTATGCTGCGCTTGATGTTCTCCGGTTTCTTGGTTGTTCCCGGCATCCCCAGCGGCGCTCATAGCGGATTCAAGCACCGCGGATCGTCCGCATTCGGGCTGTTCACGAATCGGCTTACCGGCGTGGCGATCAAGTCGTCGTCGGGATAAGGCTGTAATAGCGACAGCAACTTTTCCTGGCCGGTGAACTCCGGATCGAGCCACAACGCTCGCGCGTCGGGCGGGAGAATGACCGGCATCCGATCGTGGAGCCCGGCCATCAACGGATTGGCTTCGGTCGTGATGATCGTCGCTGAGTCGATCGGCGGCTCGACCTTCGACCATCGCTCGCTCAATCCGGCGAACGTGAACGGCCGGTCGTCTTTCATGCGGATGAAGTACGGCTGCTTCACGTCCCCCTCTTTCTTCCATTCGATGAACCCATCGGCGACGATGAGGCAGCGGCCGCGTTTGAACGCCGAACGAAAGGCGGGCTTCTCCGCGACGGTCTCGGCCCGGGCGTTAATGAGGCTGCTACCGATCTTCGGTTCTGCGGCCCACGATGGAATGAGCCCCCACTTCACCAGCTTCGGCGCGCCGCCGGCAGCGATGATCGGAATCTGTTGCGTCGGGGCGATGTTGTACCGCTGTGCGTATTCCAGCGCCTGCTCGTAGCCCCACTCGGCAAGGAGATCGTTGAGCCGAGCGCGCAATGTGAAACGTCCGCACATGGCGGAAATCCTACGGTTTTTCTTGCTGGCGTCCGATAGGTGACAGGCGTGCAGTATCAGCGCCATTGGATCGTGCCAAGAGGAAGCCATGCTCATCGCCCATCTCGACGCCGATTGCTTCTACGTTTCGGCGGAAAGAATCCGCGATTCGTTCCTCCGCGAGAGAAGCCCGTCGGCGTGATCGGCAACCAGGTTGCGGCGGTGATTGCCAAGTCATACGAGATGAAAGCCAAGGGAGTAAAAACCGGCGAGCCGATCTGGGAGGCCGCTGCGGGACGAGCAGTAGACTGTCGATGCAAGTATTTTGGGGAGGGTTCATTTTTTCTGGCCGACAAACAAGACGTGGGCCACCGACGGCACTCCGTCAGACGTCAACAGGAAAAGGAAGTACGGACCCGGGGGGGCGACTCCTGGCGACGTCGGCACTTTCAGAGTGATGCTTTTTGAAGATTCATGAACAATCGTCATATTGATGCATCGTTGATCCGAACTAAATGCATGGGT is drawn from Planctomycetia bacterium and contains these coding sequences:
- a CDS encoding SOS response-associated peptidase, with product MCGRFTLRARLNDLLAEWGYEQALEYAQRYNIAPTQQIPIIAAGGAPKLVKWGLIPSWAAEPKIGSSLINARAETVAEKPAFRSAFKRGRCLIVADGFIEWKKEGDVKQPYFIRMKDDRPFTFAGLSERWSKVEPPIDSATIITTEANPLMAGLHDRMPVILPPDARALWLDPEFTGQEKLLSLLQPYPDDDLIATPVSRFVNSPNADDPRCLNPL